One Paenisporosarcina sp. FSL H8-0542 genomic region harbors:
- a CDS encoding transcriptional regulator: MDEKTRKDSWTVEDDKVLADTVLTFIREGKTQLQAYQETATILGRTKQACGFRWNKTLRKQYNIQRVNRSKPNEVHSHLQQAMISYDELVKAYEKLKQDYDQLRSEHQKVKAWLTNGKDLLRIE, encoded by the coding sequence TTGGACGAGAAGACAAGAAAAGATAGTTGGACGGTAGAAGATGATAAGGTTCTTGCTGACACGGTTTTAACTTTTATACGTGAAGGAAAAACGCAACTACAAGCTTATCAAGAAACCGCAACAATCCTTGGCCGTACTAAGCAGGCATGTGGGTTCCGTTGGAATAAAACATTGCGAAAACAGTACAATATACAAAGAGTGAACCGATCCAAACCCAATGAAGTTCACAGTCATCTACAACAAGCGATGATATCTTATGATGAGTTGGTAAAAGCATATGAAAAACTGAAACAAGATTATGACCAGCTACGGTCCGAACACCAAAAGGTAAAGGCATGGCTTACTAATGGAAAAGATTTATTACGAATAGAATAG
- a CDS encoding helix-turn-helix transcriptional regulator has product MSVGLIIKQERLKQNMKQIVLCKGICSVSYLSKIESNSFQPSDEVLGLLLKQLKLNPSEITIEDETEVITHLYEVYKTAITKRDIEAINCFLVQATNNPVHFSKASNYTSYLLHIFRLYLILNDDMNEIRHLATTIQSLDKSLSDKEQFLLNYNLGLFHYEDREYIASLNHMERALEYLESRTIKDWEVADFYNALSLTYYQNQELLKASYYASLSLPIFKDQLLFDRAVDNYIVLGNISKGLKDYAKAENNLLMAQRLIVELNLTTKEAMILHNIGSLNALKGEAEIAIHYYSMSLSKREMGSEKYYLTVLSIIKEYSKEKNFKQVIRWCDDALSSLGNVPPINKRLKPYYVHFTLYKALHSFDEKLESILKKAIKFFEKEQDLRHVQKYNYLLAEYYTKHNKYKAAVSYYEKIKEISFSNKMIKHWEDL; this is encoded by the coding sequence TTGAGTGTTGGGTTAATCATAAAACAAGAGAGATTAAAACAGAATATGAAACAGATAGTTCTCTGCAAAGGAATATGTTCAGTATCATATCTAAGTAAAATAGAGAGTAATTCCTTTCAACCAAGTGACGAAGTACTAGGGTTGCTCCTAAAACAATTAAAGCTGAATCCAAGTGAGATAACAATCGAGGATGAAACAGAAGTTATTACTCATTTATATGAAGTATATAAAACCGCTATTACTAAGAGGGATATAGAAGCTATTAATTGCTTCCTAGTTCAAGCTACTAACAACCCTGTACATTTTTCTAAAGCTTCTAATTATACCTCTTATTTATTACATATCTTCCGTTTGTATTTAATTCTGAACGATGATATGAATGAAATTAGACATTTGGCCACAACCATCCAGTCACTGGATAAATCTCTCAGTGATAAAGAACAGTTTCTTTTAAATTATAACTTGGGGCTATTTCACTATGAGGATAGGGAATATATTGCATCATTAAACCATATGGAAAGAGCCTTAGAATACTTAGAAAGTCGTACCATTAAGGACTGGGAAGTAGCGGATTTTTACAATGCCTTAAGTCTCACATATTATCAGAATCAAGAATTATTAAAAGCATCCTATTATGCTTCATTATCACTACCCATATTTAAGGACCAACTGTTATTTGATCGTGCAGTTGACAATTATATTGTATTAGGAAATATTAGTAAGGGCTTGAAGGATTATGCGAAGGCAGAAAATAATCTATTGATGGCTCAACGTTTAATAGTCGAGTTAAATTTAACGACTAAAGAAGCCATGATATTGCATAATATCGGTTCATTGAATGCTCTAAAGGGAGAAGCAGAAATAGCTATTCACTATTACAGTATGAGCCTAAGTAAGAGGGAAATGGGTTCTGAAAAATACTACCTTACCGTATTATCAATCATCAAAGAATACTCTAAAGAAAAGAATTTTAAGCAAGTTATCCGCTGGTGTGATGACGCTTTATCTTCCCTTGGCAATGTACCTCCTATTAACAAAAGACTGAAGCCGTATTATGTACACTTTACTCTATATAAGGCACTTCATAGTTTCGATGAAAAGTTGGAAAGTATATTAAAGAAAGCAATTAAATTTTTTGAAAAAGAACAGGATTTAAGGCATGTACAAAAATACAACTATTTGTTAGCTGAGTATTATACGAAACACAATAAATATAAAGCAGCGGTTAGTTATTATGAAAAAATAAAAGAGATCAGTTTTTCAAACAAAATGATCAAACATTGGGAGGATTTATAA
- a CDS encoding sigma-70 family RNA polymerase sigma factor: protein MKNKVLSDSKEIWVEEIMSAYGDKMIRVGYSYLKDWGMAQEVVQEVFITCYKHYSHYSEAENIKALIYKITINRCKDVLRTNFVRKVIVGSELFASRKSPELSPEEHFVNRDINAILADGILSLPVKYREVILLYYYEDLTIVEIGHMLKTNQNTIKSRLKRGREMLEEKLEGSFRNES from the coding sequence ATGAAAAATAAAGTTCTTTCGGATTCAAAAGAAATATGGGTTGAAGAAATAATGTCAGCATATGGCGATAAGATGATTCGAGTTGGATACAGTTACTTAAAAGACTGGGGGATGGCACAGGAAGTTGTGCAAGAAGTATTCATTACTTGTTATAAACATTACAGTCATTACTCGGAAGCTGAAAATATTAAGGCTTTAATTTACAAAATAACCATCAACCGCTGTAAAGATGTTTTAAGGACCAACTTTGTAAGAAAAGTTATTGTCGGTAGTGAACTCTTTGCATCTCGAAAATCCCCAGAACTTTCTCCAGAAGAACATTTTGTAAACAGGGATATTAATGCAATACTAGCCGATGGTATCTTATCGCTCCCGGTCAAATACCGAGAAGTAATTCTTTTGTATTATTACGAGGACCTTACAATAGTGGAAATCGGTCATATGTTGAAAACAAATCAAAATACAATAAAAAGCAGATTAAAAAGAGGACGGGAAATGCTCGAAGAAAAACTAGAAGGGAGTTTTCGAAATGAATCATAA
- a CDS encoding recombinase family protein — MLIGYARVSTGLQNLDLQTDALNQYGCTKIFHDKMSGSKKQRPGLEEALQNTRQGDTIVVWRLDRLGRNMQDLIDLVNTLNDQNIGFHSLQENLTMDRSNVTGQLMFHLFAAFAEFERNLIQERSAAGRVAAKARGRLGGRPEKYGVKDIEMMKALIDGGTPIKDVAERWGVSRTTIYRYLERK; from the coding sequence ATGCTAATTGGTTATGCCCGTGTATCAACAGGTTTACAAAACTTGGATTTGCAAACAGATGCACTTAATCAATATGGATGTACAAAGATTTTTCACGATAAGATGAGTGGATCAAAAAAACAACGACCTGGATTAGAAGAAGCGCTTCAAAATACTCGTCAAGGAGATACCATCGTTGTGTGGCGATTAGATCGTCTGGGTCGAAACATGCAAGACTTGATTGACCTCGTCAACACCTTGAATGATCAAAACATTGGGTTTCACAGTCTTCAAGAGAATCTAACTATGGATCGCAGCAATGTTACCGGCCAACTTATGTTTCATCTCTTTGCGGCATTTGCTGAATTTGAACGAAATCTTATTCAAGAACGTTCAGCTGCAGGCCGAGTGGCAGCTAAAGCACGAGGGCGTCTTGGTGGACGGCCAGAAAAATACGGAGTTAAAGATATAGAAATGATGAAGGCTCTTATCGATGGGGGTACACCAATCAAAGATGTGGCTGAAAGATGGGGTGTTTCTCGAACTACCATCTATCGCTATTTAGAACGTAAGTAA
- a CDS encoding P-loop NTPase fold protein: MKAKGVVILELNHLPLNHLENDRLGFIEKAEHIAKNINNHPSYLPYAISIRGPWGAGKSTMLNFIENYLDTEKCSVIRFNSWLVTEKDSLIINLFEEIYYQIDGGYTAIKKGFREYAKKVIPPVSKAVTYFTSVSQGMDSASANMVANSAGEATKGIAELTFEKPLSMRKKELYNEMLMHYQGTDKKIVVMIDEIDRLFPDELITIFQMVKSALDFPGIVFLVAMDESVICDALEKKGIIKPKEYLEKIFQKNYYINTKYQLQTLTDSLMVNFLGNEESDAKLLECIKSYLFLKQENFTNEHPSHVEIQKNNLNETFSLNAVDYEKLKESYYKLYWSLIDDCNLSNPRTFLKFSQNLLEVWPEFYRDFIYNKEMQKYELHAAFVTLIAFIIKPQEFSYDILSNSSEQKIEDSLLKVVKVHLSLLLPDLIKHLDEKRTSYSVNDNIIREALYYFNKYPDLSRSRLSD, translated from the coding sequence ATGAAAGCGAAAGGGGTAGTTATTTTGGAATTGAATCATTTACCATTAAATCATTTAGAAAATGATAGATTGGGGTTTATCGAGAAGGCTGAACATATAGCAAAAAACATTAATAATCACCCTTCATATTTACCATATGCTATTAGCATAAGAGGTCCGTGGGGTGCAGGGAAATCTACGATGCTTAATTTTATAGAAAACTATCTAGATACAGAAAAATGTAGTGTAATTCGTTTTAATTCATGGCTAGTAACAGAAAAAGATTCTTTAATTATTAATTTATTTGAAGAGATATACTATCAAATTGACGGTGGTTACACGGCTATAAAAAAAGGATTTAGAGAGTATGCAAAAAAAGTTATTCCACCAGTATCAAAAGCTGTTACATACTTTACATCTGTTTCTCAAGGAATGGATTCAGCGAGTGCAAACATGGTGGCAAATAGTGCGGGCGAGGCGACAAAAGGGATTGCCGAACTAACTTTCGAAAAACCTTTATCAATGAGAAAAAAAGAGTTATATAATGAAATGCTGATGCATTATCAAGGTACCGACAAAAAAATTGTAGTTATGATTGATGAAATTGATAGGTTATTTCCAGATGAACTAATAACCATATTTCAAATGGTTAAATCAGCCTTAGACTTTCCGGGAATAGTATTTTTAGTAGCGATGGATGAATCTGTTATATGTGATGCTCTCGAAAAAAAAGGCATTATAAAACCTAAGGAATATCTTGAAAAAATTTTTCAAAAGAATTATTACATTAATACAAAATATCAACTCCAAACACTAACAGATTCATTAATGGTAAATTTTTTAGGAAATGAAGAGTCAGATGCGAAATTATTAGAATGTATAAAATCCTATTTGTTTTTAAAACAGGAAAACTTCACAAATGAACATCCATCACATGTAGAAATTCAAAAAAATAATTTAAATGAAACATTTTCTCTTAATGCTGTGGACTATGAAAAACTAAAAGAATCTTATTATAAACTGTATTGGTCACTTATTGATGATTGCAATCTATCAAATCCTAGAACATTTTTGAAATTTTCACAGAACCTTTTAGAGGTTTGGCCGGAATTTTATAGAGATTTTATCTATAATAAAGAAATGCAAAAGTATGAGCTACATGCTGCCTTTGTTACACTAATTGCATTTATTATTAAACCTCAAGAATTTTCTTATGACATTTTAAGTAACTCTTCAGAACAAAAGATTGAAGATTCATTATTAAAAGTAGTTAAAGTTCATCTTTCTTTATTACTACCAGACCTTATAAAACACTTAGATGAAAAACGTACTTCATACAGTGTTAATGACAATATAATTAGGGAAGCACTTTATTATTTTAATAAATATCCTGATTTATCGAGAAGTAGGTTAAGTGATTAA